Proteins encoded within one genomic window of Triticum aestivum cultivar Chinese Spring chromosome 2D, IWGSC CS RefSeq v2.1, whole genome shotgun sequence:
- the LOC123048122 gene encoding (E)-beta-caryophyllene synthase-like, producing MVTNNSIPPLVQDDVHKPRPYPASQWGDFFLNYKPCTPQQYRSMEGTAEAKKEEVRKIIIDTAKCSDLTQKLELVYTLQRIGVDYHYGNEIDELLCDIYDGHIIEPLDLRTASLQFYLLRKHGYCVSSDVFSKFIDKNGNIGSTDATSLLGLYNAAYLRTHGEKILDVAMSSTKKILKSIVNHLDPTIADEIRHHLETPLFRGTNRVETKRYISAYEKNSTRNETILEFAKLDYNLVQGLYCDELKDLTIWWNGFDIQTHLTWARDRMVEIHFWMMGVLFEPHYSYPRVVLTKLFTLVSVFDDFYDNYSTTEESNMFTTAINRWDEHAVEHAPAYMRPFYKGTVASINQIEEDLKLQENKHAELVKKLFIDAANCYHAEVKWRDQKYVPANLEEHLKISAPSTICMQISNIAFLLMGDITSSETIQWAWAYPTIIRAVCIIARVMNDIVSHEREQASEHMVSTVQTCMNENGCTVEEANEKLNEVVEQAWMDICESCIQPTAHPLAVLSRVANLARVTDFLYKHDDGYTLGYSVKGTLDSVYVHPMDV from the exons ATGGTAACCAATAACTCTATACCTCCTCTGGTACAGGACGACGTGCACAAACCCCGACCTTACCCGGCGAGCCAATGGGGTGACTTCTTCCTCAATTACAAGCCATGTACCCCACAACAG TATCGGTCCATGGAGGGCACGGCTGAAGCAAAAAAGGAAGAGGTGAGGAAAATCATCATAGACACCGCCAAATGCTCTGACCTAACTCAGAAGCTGGAGCTTGTCTACACATTGCAGCGTATTGGGGTTGACTATCACTATGGAAACGAGATTGATGAACTGTTGTGTGATATATACGATGGACATATTATTGAACCTTTGGACCTTCGTACAGCTTCTCTGCAGTTTTACTTGCTCAGGAAACATGGTTACTGTGTATCTTCCG ATGTCTTTTCTAAGTTTATAGACAAGAACGGAAATATTGGAAGCACTGATGCTACATCCTTGTTGGGCCTCTACAATGCTGCATACCTCAGAACCCATGGAGAAAAAATACTTGACGTTGCCATGAGTTCCACAAAGAAGATCCTAAAATCTATTGTTAACCATTTGGACCCGACAATTGCAGACGAAATTAGGCACCACCTGGAAACTCCACTTTTCAGGGGGACTAACAGAGTTGAAACAAAGCGCTACATCTCGGCCTACGAAAAAAATTCTACAAGAAATGAGACCATACTTGAGTTTGCAAAGCTGGACTACAACCTAGTGCAAGGTCTGTACTGCGATGAGCTGAAAGATCTTACCAT ATGGTGGAACGGATTTGACATCCAAACTCACCTAACTTGGGCGCGTGATCGAATGGTTGAGATTCACTTTTGGATGATGGGAGTTCTCTTTGAGCCTCATTATTCATACCCAAGAGTCGTGTTAACAAAGCTGTTTACGCTTGTCTCAGTTTTTGACGACTTCTACGACAATTATAGCACCACAGAAGAAAGCAACATGTTCACTACAGCAATAAACAG GTGGGACGAGCATGCAGTTGAGCATGCCCCAGCATACATGAGGCCTTTCTACAAGGGTACAGTTGCTTCCATAAATCAGATTGAAGAGGATCTGAAACTTCAGGAAAACAAACATGCTGAATTGGTGAAAAAACTG TTTATTGATGCGGCAAACTGCTACCATGCTGAGGTGAAATGGCGGGACCAGAAGTATGTTCCAGCGAACCTCGAAGAGCACCTAAAAATTTCTGCGCCAAGCACTATATGTATGCAAATATCAAACATTGCATTCCTATTAATGGGAGACATCACGTCAAGTGAGACTATACAATGGGCATGGGCATACCCAACAATCATAAGAGCCGTCTGCATCATCGCCCGTGTGATGAATGACATTGTATCCCACGAG CGGGAACAAGCTTCGGAACATATGGTATCCACCGTGCAGACCTGCATGAATGAAAACGGGTGCACGGTAGAGGAGGCAAATGAAAAGCTTAATGAAGTAGTTGAGCAAGCATGGATGGACATCTGTGAGAGCTGCATCCAGCCGACGGCTCATCCATTGGCAGTCTTGTCAAGAGTGGCCAATCTCGCACGGGTGACGGATTTCCTATACAAGCACGATGACGGATACACCCTCGGCTATTCGGTGAAAGGGACATTGGACTCAGTATATGTGCATCCAATGGATGTTTAA